Proteins found in one Mixophyes fleayi isolate aMixFle1 chromosome 8, aMixFle1.hap1, whole genome shotgun sequence genomic segment:
- the EIF3L gene encoding eukaryotic translation initiation factor 3 subunit L isoform X1 has translation MSYEDYDKRKQTNPLALETLNQEVTNGKMTPYDPYSYQAEYDAHTGDPKQDLAYERQYEQQTYQVIPEVIKNFIQYFHKTVSDLIDQKVYELQASRVSSDLIDQKVYEIQDIYENSWAKLTERFFKNSPWPEAEAIAPQVGNDAVFLILYKELYYRHIYAKVSGGPTLEQRFESYYNYCNLFNYILNADGPAPLELPNQWLWDIIDEFIYQFQSFSQYRCKTAKKSEEEIEFLRSNPKIWNVHSVLNVLHSLVDKSNINRQLEVYTSGGDPESVAGEYGRHSLYKMLGYFSLVGLLRLHSLLGDYYQAIKVLENIELNKKSMYSRVPECQVTTYYYVGFAYLMMRRYQDAIRVFANILLYIQRTKSMFQRTTYKYEMINKQNEQMHGLLAIALTMYPMRIDESIHTQLREKYGDKMLRMQKGEAQIYEELFNFACPKFLSPVVPNYDNVHPNYHKEPYLQQLKVFLDEVQQQAQLSTIRSFLKLYTTMPVAKLAGFLDLPEQEFRIQLLVFKHKMKNLVWTSGISALEGEFQSASEVDFYIDKDMIHIADTKVARRYGDFFIRQIHKFEELNKTLKKMSQKP, from the exons GTGACCCGAAACAGGACCTAGCATACGAACGTCAGTATGAGCAGCAGACTTATCAGGTCATCCCTGAGGTGATCAAGAACTTCATCCAGTACTTCCACAAAACTGTGTCTGACTTAATTGACCAGAAAGTGTATGAGCTGCAGGCCAGCAGAGTGTCCAGTGATCTAATCGACCAGAAGGTTTATGAGATCCaagatatatatgaaaacag CTGGGCAAAGTTAACAGAGCGTTTCTTTAAGAATTCCCCCTGGCCTGAAGCAGAAGCTATTGCTCCGCAAGTTGGAAATG ATGCAGTGTTCTTAATTTTATATAAAGAACTATATTACAGGCACATATATGCCAAAGTCAGT GGAGGGCCCACATTGGAGCAGCGTTTTGAATCCTATTACAACTATTGCAACCTCTTTAACTACATTCTCA ATGCAGATGGACCAGCCCCCTTGGAATTGCCTAACCAGTGGTTGTGGGATATCATTGATGAATTCATATACCAG TTTCAGTCATTTAGTCAGTATCGGTGCAAGACAGCAAAGAAGTCAGAAGAGGAAATTGAGTTCCTGCGCTCCAACCCcaagatctggaatgttcacagtgTTCTCAATGTCCTTCATTCTCTGGTGGACAAATCCAACATCAACCGCCAGCTGGAGGTTTACACCAGTGGAG GTGACCCTGAAAGTGTAGCTGGAGAGTATGGCAGACACTCACTCTATAAGATGCTTGGATACTTCAGCTTGGTTGGCCTGCTGCGTCTACACTCACTGCTTGGGGATTACTACCAGGCTATTAAGGTGTTGGAGAACATAGAGCTCAACAAGAAG AGCATGTACTCACGTGTTCCTGAGTGTCAAGTCACCACATACTATTATGTGGGGTTTGCATACCTTATGATGCGAAGATATCAGGACGCAATACGTGTGTTTGCCAACATCTTGCTATATATCCAGAGAACGAAGAGTATGTTCCAGAGGACAACTTACAAGTATGAGATG ATTAACAAACAGAATGAGCAGATGCACGGTCTGCTGGCCATCGCCCTTACAATGTATCCTATGCGCATTGATGAGAGTATTCACACTCAACTGAGAGAGAAATACGGTGACAAAATGCTGCGTATGCAGAAAGG AGAAGCACAGATCTATGAGGAGCTTTTTAATTTTGCCTGCCCCAAGTTCCTGTCACCAGTTGTACCGAACTATGACAATGTTCATCCCAACTATCACAAGGAACCGTATCTGCAACAGCTCAAAGTCTTTCTGGATGAAGTTCAACAGCAGGCCCAGCTGTCCACCATCCGCAG CTTTCTGAAGTTGTATACCACCATGCCAGTGGCTAAGCTGGCAGGATTCTTGGACCTGCCAGAGCAGGAGTTCCGTATCCAGTTGCTTGTTTTCAAACACAAGATGAAGAATCTGGTGTGGACTAGTGGTATCTCTGCACTGGAGGGAGAATTCCAATCTGCGTCAGAAGTTGACTTCTACATAGATAAG GACATGATTCATATCGCAGATACCAAAGTTGCTCGGCGGTATGGAGATTTCTTCATACGGCAGATACATAAGTTTGAAGAG CTCAATAAAACCTTGAAGAAGATGAGCCAGAAACCTTGA
- the EIF3L gene encoding eukaryotic translation initiation factor 3 subunit L isoform X2 yields MSYEDYDTPYDPYSYQAEYDAHTGDPKQDLAYERQYEQQTYQVIPEVIKNFIQYFHKTVSDLIDQKVYELQASRVSSDLIDQKVYEIQDIYENSWAKLTERFFKNSPWPEAEAIAPQVGNDAVFLILYKELYYRHIYAKVSGGPTLEQRFESYYNYCNLFNYILNADGPAPLELPNQWLWDIIDEFIYQFQSFSQYRCKTAKKSEEEIEFLRSNPKIWNVHSVLNVLHSLVDKSNINRQLEVYTSGGDPESVAGEYGRHSLYKMLGYFSLVGLLRLHSLLGDYYQAIKVLENIELNKKSMYSRVPECQVTTYYYVGFAYLMMRRYQDAIRVFANILLYIQRTKSMFQRTTYKYEMINKQNEQMHGLLAIALTMYPMRIDESIHTQLREKYGDKMLRMQKGEAQIYEELFNFACPKFLSPVVPNYDNVHPNYHKEPYLQQLKVFLDEVQQQAQLSTIRSFLKLYTTMPVAKLAGFLDLPEQEFRIQLLVFKHKMKNLVWTSGISALEGEFQSASEVDFYIDKDMIHIADTKVARRYGDFFIRQIHKFEELNKTLKKMSQKP; encoded by the exons GTGACCCGAAACAGGACCTAGCATACGAACGTCAGTATGAGCAGCAGACTTATCAGGTCATCCCTGAGGTGATCAAGAACTTCATCCAGTACTTCCACAAAACTGTGTCTGACTTAATTGACCAGAAAGTGTATGAGCTGCAGGCCAGCAGAGTGTCCAGTGATCTAATCGACCAGAAGGTTTATGAGATCCaagatatatatgaaaacag CTGGGCAAAGTTAACAGAGCGTTTCTTTAAGAATTCCCCCTGGCCTGAAGCAGAAGCTATTGCTCCGCAAGTTGGAAATG ATGCAGTGTTCTTAATTTTATATAAAGAACTATATTACAGGCACATATATGCCAAAGTCAGT GGAGGGCCCACATTGGAGCAGCGTTTTGAATCCTATTACAACTATTGCAACCTCTTTAACTACATTCTCA ATGCAGATGGACCAGCCCCCTTGGAATTGCCTAACCAGTGGTTGTGGGATATCATTGATGAATTCATATACCAG TTTCAGTCATTTAGTCAGTATCGGTGCAAGACAGCAAAGAAGTCAGAAGAGGAAATTGAGTTCCTGCGCTCCAACCCcaagatctggaatgttcacagtgTTCTCAATGTCCTTCATTCTCTGGTGGACAAATCCAACATCAACCGCCAGCTGGAGGTTTACACCAGTGGAG GTGACCCTGAAAGTGTAGCTGGAGAGTATGGCAGACACTCACTCTATAAGATGCTTGGATACTTCAGCTTGGTTGGCCTGCTGCGTCTACACTCACTGCTTGGGGATTACTACCAGGCTATTAAGGTGTTGGAGAACATAGAGCTCAACAAGAAG AGCATGTACTCACGTGTTCCTGAGTGTCAAGTCACCACATACTATTATGTGGGGTTTGCATACCTTATGATGCGAAGATATCAGGACGCAATACGTGTGTTTGCCAACATCTTGCTATATATCCAGAGAACGAAGAGTATGTTCCAGAGGACAACTTACAAGTATGAGATG ATTAACAAACAGAATGAGCAGATGCACGGTCTGCTGGCCATCGCCCTTACAATGTATCCTATGCGCATTGATGAGAGTATTCACACTCAACTGAGAGAGAAATACGGTGACAAAATGCTGCGTATGCAGAAAGG AGAAGCACAGATCTATGAGGAGCTTTTTAATTTTGCCTGCCCCAAGTTCCTGTCACCAGTTGTACCGAACTATGACAATGTTCATCCCAACTATCACAAGGAACCGTATCTGCAACAGCTCAAAGTCTTTCTGGATGAAGTTCAACAGCAGGCCCAGCTGTCCACCATCCGCAG CTTTCTGAAGTTGTATACCACCATGCCAGTGGCTAAGCTGGCAGGATTCTTGGACCTGCCAGAGCAGGAGTTCCGTATCCAGTTGCTTGTTTTCAAACACAAGATGAAGAATCTGGTGTGGACTAGTGGTATCTCTGCACTGGAGGGAGAATTCCAATCTGCGTCAGAAGTTGACTTCTACATAGATAAG GACATGATTCATATCGCAGATACCAAAGTTGCTCGGCGGTATGGAGATTTCTTCATACGGCAGATACATAAGTTTGAAGAG CTCAATAAAACCTTGAAGAAGATGAGCCAGAAACCTTGA